A single Penaeus vannamei isolate JL-2024 chromosome 22, ASM4276789v1, whole genome shotgun sequence DNA region contains:
- the LOC113824097 gene encoding hornerin isoform X1 translates to MVYKDSHESSYAQFPCSLVAAGTLYTLASLQSIAEMRVVVAWVLLGLSCAAKLEEKGWDSDPKPVGSYFKAELPSGETYSAFAGFGSEDDVKKSGTVHGAAFASSGGGGGAVKNSGSSTSVKYSTSTHSFSAGFGPGATKAGGGFQGSSLTSSTGPSGNNVPGGSSLSHSAFSGYSSGSSSHSTKGSFHRTSFSSGTKEGSSSLPSGSSPGGHGAASGCCSPTSGSTFSSSTHITSGSPGSPPGSVGGSTFTSNTHSTAGASGSPFSAFRGSSFTSNTQSSSGPGSSTSSTSISRPGSSGFGSKFSATSSGPGSPGSGSTGGTTGSRPSSPGAQGATSGCCGSTSSSGSSFSSNTHVTSGSQVSPSGSVGGSTFTSNTHSTAGAPASPSNAFRGSSFTSISQSSSGPLTSPSGTIGGSSSTSSTHSTAGTGSSPSGYSYQSPSSSKPGSPSGPGASLLSSGASRPSSPGSGSTFGAPGSRPDSPGSSPTFGAPGSRPGSPGSSPTFGAPGSRPGSPGSSPTFGAPGSRPGSPGSSPTFGAPGSRPGSPGSSPTFGAPGSRPGSPGSSPTFGAPGSRPGSPGSSPTFGAPGSRPGSPGSSPTFGAPGSRPGSPGSSPTFGAPGSRPGSPGSSPTFGAPGSRPGSPGSSPTFGAPGSRPGSPGSSPTFGAPGSRPGSPGSSPTFGAPGSRPGSPGSSPTFGAPGSRPGSPGSSPTFGAPGSRPGSPGSSPSFGAPGSRPSSGSSSTGTGSSASGYDYGSPSTSFGIGSSSKPGSPGSSSTLGFPGSRPGSSTFGASGSRPGLPGSGSTLGAPGSPGSGSTLGAPGSPGSGSTFGSHGSRPGSSGSSSTFGAPGSPGSGSSFGSPSSRPASPGSSSTGSGSGASGYGYGSKPGSPGSGSTIGATGSRPGSPGSGSTFGASGSRPGSSGSSSTFGSSSSRPGSPGSGSSFGSHGSRPGSPGSGSTFGSHGSRPGSPGSGSSFGSHGSRPGSPGSGSTFGSRPASGSSSTGSGSGASGYGYGSKPGSPGSGSTIGATGSRPGSPGSGSTFGASGSRPGSSGSSSTFGSSGSRPGSPGSGSSLGSGSTFGSHGSRPGSPGSGSSFGSHGSRPGSPGSGSSFGSHGSRPGSPGSGSTFGSRPASGSSSTGSGSGVSGYGYGSKPGSPGSGSTIGATGSRPGSPGSGSTFGASGSRPGSSGSSSTFGSSSSRPGSPGSGSSFGSHGSRPGSPGSGSTFGSHGSRPGSPGSGSSFGSHGSRPGSPGSGSTFGSRPASGSSSTGSGSGASGYGYGSKPGSPGSGSTIGATGSRPGSPGSGSTFGASGSRPGSSGSSSTFGSSGSRPGSPGSGSSLGSGSTFGSHGSRPGSPGSGSSFGSHGSRPGSPGSGSSFGSHGSRPGSPGSGSSFGSHGSRPGSPGSGSSFGSHGSRPGSPGSGSTFGSRPAGSGSTLGAPGSPGSGSTLGAPGSPGSGSTLGAPGSPPGSSGSGSTFGAPGSPGSGSTLGAPGSPGSGSTLGAPGSPPGSPGSGSTFGSHGSRPGSSGSSSTFGAPGSPGSGSTFSSGSRPGSSGSGSSFGSLGSRPASPGSSSTGSGSGASGYGYGSKPGSPGSGSTIGATGSRPGSPGSGSTFGASGSRPGSSGSSSTFGSSGSRPGSPGSGSSLGSGSTFGSHGSRPGSPGSGSSFGSHGSRPGSPGSGSSFGSHGSRPGSPGSGSTFGSRPASGSSSTGSGSGASGYGYGSKPGSPGSGSTLGALGSPPGSSGSGSTFGAPGSHGSGSTLGAPGSPGSGSTLGAPGSPPGSSGSGSTFGAPGSHGSGSTLSAPGSPGSGSTLGSPGSPGSGSTLGAPGSPPGSPGSGSTFGSRPGSSGSSSTFGAPGSPGSGSTFGASGSRPGSPGSGGIKGTGSGSRIPGSSSGSVTLDVIESSFNKPGFGAHRTGFSAPSSFAPSSESGSPRRGSPSKVGTSGTGSGPGSTASGSFGSSRPGAFGPGSSSLSGSRSDSSRPGSSSTSSSTFGQPSGSVHAGYCPAETKQCPTGNPPKQCINDDSCGATEKCCFDTCYHHPDHHWVCKPAIEW, encoded by the exons ATGGTATATAAGGACAGCCACGAAAGCTCTTATGCACAGTTCCCTTGCAGCTTAGTTGCCGCGGGGACCCTGTACACACTGGCTAGCCTACAGAGTATCGCCGAGA TGCGCGTCGTGGTGGCCTGGGTGCTGCTGGGGCTCAGCTGCGCCGCCAAGCTCGAGGAGAAGGGCTGGGACTCCGACCCGAAGCCCGTGGGAAGCTACTTCAAGGCGGAACTGCCCTCGGGGGAGACCTACTCCGCCTTCGCCGG GTTTGGGTCCGAGGATGACGTCAAGAAGAGCGGAACCGTTCACGGTGCCGCTTTTGCCTCttctggaggaggaggcggagcggTCAAGAACAGCGGGTCATCCACGAGTGTAAAATATTCGACCAGCACGCATTCATTCTCTGCTGG ATTTGGTCCTGGGGCCACGAAAGCTGGAGGTGGTTTCCAGGGGTCGTCTTTAACTTCCTCTACAGGTCCTAGTGGGAATAACGTGCCTGGAGGCTCCAGTCTTTCCCATTCGGCGTTTTCAGG ATATTCTTCGGGAAGCAGCAGCCATTCAACAAAGGGAAGCTTCCACAGAACTTCTTTCTCCAGTGGAACGAAAGAAGGCTCTTCATCCCTCCCATCAGGTTCATCACCTGGTGGGCATGGGGCTGCCTCTGGGTGCTGTTCACCTACCTCAGGAAGCACCTTCTCCTCCAGCACACATATTACTTCAGGATCACCAGGTTCTCCACCTGGTTCCGTAGGAGGAAGTACCTTTACATCCAATACCCACAGTACTGCTGGTGCTTCTGGGAGTCCATTCAGTGCTTTTAGAGGAAGTTCCTTTACATCAAACACGCAAAGTTCTTCGGGTCCTGGTTCTTCCACTTCCAGTACTAGCATTTCTCGTCCTGGTTCATCTGGGTTTGGCTCAAAATTCAGTGCTACTAGTTCTGGTCCTGGCTCACCTGGCTCTGGTTCAACAGGTGGCACTACTGGTTCTCGTCCAAGTTCCCCTGGTGCTCAAGGGGCTACTTCTGGGTGTTGCGGTTCAACAAGTTCCTCAGGCAGTAGTTTCTCCTCCAACACTCATGTCACTTCAGGATCACAAGTTTCTCCATCTGGTTCCGTAGGAGGAAGTACCTTCACGTCCAACACTCACAGCACTGCCGGTGCGCCCGCAAGTCCATCTAACGCTTTTCGAGGAAGTTCCTTCACCTCGATTTCACAAAGTTCCTCAGGCCCTCTGACGTCTCCTTCTGGAACTATTGGCGGCAGCTCAAGCACCTCGAGCACCCACAGCACGGCAGGGACGGGATCAAGCCCCTCCGGATACAGCTACCAGTCTCCATCCTCGAGCAAACCGGGATCACCATCTGGTCCTGGTGCTTCTCTTTTAAGTAGTGGTGCTTCTCGTCCTAGTTCACCTGGGTCTGGTTCCACGTTTGGCGCTCCTGGTTCTCGCCCAGATTCACCTGGATCTTCTCCCACTTTTGGCGCTCCTGGTTCTCGTCCTGGTTCACCTGGATCTTCTCCCACTTTTGGCGCTCCTGGTTCTCGTCCTGGTTCGCCTGGATCTTCTCCCACTTTTGGCGCTCCTGGTTCTCGCCCAGGTTCACCTGGATCTTCTCCCACTTTTGGCGCTCCTGGTTCTCGTCCTGGTTCACCTGGATCTTCTCCCACTTTTGGCGCTCCTGGTTCTCGCCCAGGTTCACCTGGATCTTCTCCCACTTTTGGCGCTCCTGGTTCTCGTCCTGGTTCACCTGGATCTTCTCCCACTTTTGGCGCTCCTGGTTCTCGTCCTGGTTCGCCTGGATCTTCTCCCACTTTTGGCGCTCCTGGTTCTCGTCCAGGTTCACCTGGATCTTCTCCCACTTTTGGCGCTCCTGGTTCTCGTCCTGGTTCACCTGGATCTTCTCCCACTTTTGGCGCTCCTGGTTCTCGCCCAGGTTCACCTGGATCTTCTCCCACTTTTGGCGCTCCTGGTTCTCGTCCTGGTTCACCTGGATCTTCTCCCACTTTTGGCGCTCCTGGTTCTCGCCCAGGTTCACCTGGATCTTCTCCCACTTTTGGCGCTCCTGGTTCTCGCCCAGGTTCACCTGGATCTTCTCCCACTTTTGGCGCTCCTGGTTCTCGTCCTGGCTCACCTGGATCTTCTCCCACTTTTGGCGCTCCTGGTTCTCGCCCAGGTTCACCTGGATCTTCTCCCAGTTTTGGCGCTCCTGGTTCTCGCCCAAGTTCTGGTTCTAGTTCTACTGGCACCGGGTCTAGCGCCTCTGGTTATGATTATGGTTCACCTTCAACAAGCTTTGGGATAGGTTCCAGTTCAAAGCCAGGTTCACCTGGATCTAGTTCTACTTTAGGTTTTCCTGGTTCTCGCCCTGGTTCTTCCACTTTTGGCGCTTCTGGTTCTCGCCCAGGTTTACCTGGGTCTGGTTCTACTCTTGGTGCTCCTGGTTCACCTGGATCTGGTTCTACTCTTGGTGCTCCTGGTTCACCTGGATCTGGTTCTACTTTCGGTTCTCATGGTTCTCGCCCAGGTTCATCTGGATCTTCTTCCACTTTTGGCGCTCCTGGTTCACCTGGGTCAGGTTCTAGTTTCGGTTCTCCTAGTTCTCGCCCAGCATCTCCTGGTTCTAGTTCGACTGGCAGTGGTTCTGGTGCTTCTGGATATGGGTATGGCTCAAAGCCAGGTTCGCCTGGATCTGGTTCTACAATAGGTGCTACTGGTTCTCGCCCTGGTTCACCTGGGTCTGGTTCTACTTTTGGCGCTTCTGGTTCCCGACCAGGTTCATCTGGATCTTCTTCCACTTTCGGTTCTTCTAGTTCTCGCCCAGGTTCACCTGGGTCTGGTTCTAGTTTCGGTTCTCATGGTTCTCGCCCAGGTTCACCTGGGTCTGGTTCTACTTTCGGTTCTCATGGTTCTCGCCCAGGTTCACCTGGGTCTGGTTCTAGTTTCGGTTCTCATGGTTCTCGCCCAGGTTCACCTGGGTCTGGTTCTACGTTCGGTTCTCGCCCAGCTTCTGGCTCTAGTTCTACTGGCAGTGGTTCTGGTGCTTCTGGATATGGGTATGGCTCAAAGCCAGGTTCGCCTGGATCTGGTTCTACAATAGGTGCTACTGGTTCTCGCCCTGGTTCACCTGGGTCTGGTTCTACTTTTGGCGCTTCTGGTTCCCGCCCAGGTTCATCTGGATCTTCTTCCACTTTCGGTTCTTCTGGTTCTCGCCCAGGTTCACCTGGGTCTGGTTCTAGTTTAGGTTCTGGTTCTACTTTCGGTTCTCATGGTTCTCGCCCAGGTTCACCTGGGTCTGGTTCTAGTTTCGGTTCTCATGGTTCTCGCCCAGGTTCACCTGGGTCTGGTTCTAGTTTCGGTTCTCATGGTTCTCGCCCAGGTTCACCTGGGTCTGGTTCTACGTTCGGTTCTCGCCCAGCTTCTGGCTCTAGTTCTACTGGCAGTGGTTCTGGTGTTTCTGGATATGGGTATGGATCAAAGCCAGGTTCGCCTGGATCTGGTTCTACAATAGGTGCTACTGGTTCTCGCCCTGGTTCACCTGGGTCTGGTTCTACTTTTGGCGCTTCTGGTTCCCGACCAGGTTCATCTGGATCTTCTTCCACTTTCGGTTCTTCTAGTTCTCGCCCAGGTTCACCTGGGTCTGGTTCTAGTTTCGGTTCTCATGGTTCTCGCCCAGGTTCACCTGGGTCTGGTTCTACTTTCGGTTCTCATGGTTCTCGCCCAGGTTCACCTGGGTCTGGTTCTAGTTTCGGTTCTCATGGTTCTCGCCCAGGTTCACCTGGGTCTGGTTCTACGTTCGGTTCTCGCCCAGCTTCTGGCTCTAGTTCTACTGGCAGTGGTTCTGGTGCTTCTGGATATGGGTATGGCTCAAAGCCAGGTTCGCCTGGATCTGGTTCTACAATAGGTGCTACTGGTTCTCGCCCTGGTTCACCTGGGTCTGGTTCTACTTTTGGCGCTTCTGGTTCCCGCCCAGGTTCATCTGGATCTTCTTCCACTTTCGGTTCTTCTGGTTCTCGCCCAGGTTCACCTGGGTCTGGTTCTAGTTTAGGTTCTGGTTCTACTTTCGGTTCTCATGGTTCTCGCCCAGGTTCACCTGGGTCTGGTTCTAGTTTCGGTTCTCATGGTTCTCGCCCAGGTTCACCTGGGTCTGGTTCTAGTTTCGGTTCTCATGGTTCTCGCCCAGGTTCACCTGGGTCTGGTTCTAGTTTCGGTTCTCATGGTTCTCGCCCAGGTTCACCTGGGTCTGGTTCTAGTTTCGGTTCTCATGGTTCTCGCCCAGGTTCACCTGGGTCTGGTTCTACTTTCGGTTCTCGCCCAGCTGGATCTGGTTCCACTCTTGGTGCTCCTGGTTCACCTGGATCTGGTTCCACTCTTGGTGCTCCTGGTTCACCTGGATCTGGTTCTACTTTAGGTGCTCCTGGTTCTCCTCCAGGTTCATCTGGATCTGGTTCTACTTTTGGTGCTCCTGGTTCACCTGGATCTGGTTCTACTCTTGGTGCTCCTGGTTCACCTGGATCTGGTTCTACTTTAGGTGCTCCTGGTTCTCCCCCAGGTTCACCTGGATCTGGTTCTACTTTCGGTTCTCATGGTTCTCGCCCAGGTTCATCTGGATCTTCTTCCACTTTTGGCGCTCCTGGTTCACCTGGGTCTGGTTCTACGTTCAGTTCTGGTTCTCGCCCAGGTTCATCTGGGTCTGGTTCTAGTTTCGGTTCCCTTGGTTCTCGCCCAGCTTCTCCTGGTTCTAGTTCTACTGGCAGTGGTTCTGGTGCTTCTGGATATGGGTATGGCTCAAAGCCAGGTTCGCCTGGATCTGGTTCTACAATAGGTGCTACTGGTTCTCGCCCTGGTTCACCTGGGTCTGGTTCTACTTTTGGCGCTTCTGGTTCCCGCCCAGGTTCATCTGGATCTTCTTCCACTTTCGGTTCTTCTGGTTCTCGCCCAGGTTCACCTGGGTCTGGTTCTAGTTTAGGTTCTGGTTCTACTTTCGGTTCTCATGGTTCTCGCCCAGGTTCACCTGGGTCTGGTTCTAGTTTCGGTTCTCATGGTTCTCGCCCAGGTTCACCTGGGTCTGGTTCTAGTTTCGGTTCTCATGGTTCTCGCCCAGGTTCACCTGGGTCTGGTTCTACGTTCGGTTCTCGCCCAGCTTCTGGCTCTAGTTCTACTGGCAGTGGTTCTGGTGCTTCTGGATATGGGTATGGCTCAAAGCCAGGTTCGCCTGGATCTGGTTCTACTTTAG GTGCTCTTGGTTCTCCCCCAGGTTCATCTGGATCTGGTTCTACTTTTGGTGCTCCTGGTTCACATGGGTCTGGTTCCACTCTTGGTGCTCCTGGTTCACCTGGATCTGGTTCTACTTTAGGTGCTCCTGGTTCTCCCCCAGGTTCATCTGGATCTGGTTCTACTTTTGGTGCTCCTGGTTCACATGGGTCTGGTTCCACTCTTAGTGCTCCTGGTTCACCTGGATCTGGTTCTACTCTTGGTTCTCCTGGTTCACCTGGATCTGGTTCTACTTTAGGTGCTCCTGGTTCTCCCCCAGGTTCACCTGGATCTGGTTCTACTTTCGGTTCTCGCCCAGGTTCATCTGGGTCTTCTTCCACTTTTGGCGCTCCTGGTTCACCTGGGTCTGGTTCTACTTTTGGCGCTTCTGGTTCTCGCCCTGGTTCACCTGGTTCTGGAGGAATTAAAGGAACTGGTTCTGGGTCTAGGATCCCTGGTTCCTCCAGTGGCAGCGTCACCCTTGATGTTATAGAAAGCTCCTTCAATAAACCTGGGTTTGGAGCTCACCGCACTGGCTTTTCCGCGccctcttccttcgctccttcttcaGAGTCTGGATCTCCGCGTCGTGGAAGTCCTTCTAAAGTAGGCACTAGTGGCACTGGCTCTGGTCCTGGTTCAACTGCATCGGGATCTTTCGGTAGTTCTCGTCCAGGTGCATTTGGCCCCGGCTCTTCAAGTCTTAGTGGTTCTCGCTCAGATTCTTCAAGACCTGGTTCAAGCAGCACTTCGTCATCAACGTTCGGCCAACCGTCAGGCTCTG TGCATGCGGGATACTGCCCCGCCGAGACCAAGCAGTGTCCGACGGGAAATCCCCCCAAACAGTGCATTAACGATGACTCCTGCGGCGCGACCGAGAAGTGCTGTTTCGACACCTGTTACCACCACCCCGATCATCACTGGGTGTGCAAGCCAGCTATCGAGTGGTAG